A window of Microcoleus sp. FACHB-831 contains these coding sequences:
- a CDS encoding A24 family peptidase: MDTWIDLPAAVIVFALGASIGSFLNVVVYRLPNNLSILWPPSRCPQCMHRLEKRDNVPVLGWLFLRGRCRHCRTKISSRYPLVEAASGVLFLMVFWAFGYSLATIGYWFFFSWLLTLSLIDLDTMTLPGVLTKSGLIAGLVYQAAAGAGAPASIAHHLMSGIVGAVVGIWVFDTIRVLGSIIFRKEAMGDGDAYLAAMMGAWLGWKYLLLAGFLACVVGAFGGGGAIALGWLERRFPFGPCLAIGAVLATFWGEAILEAYLGLFFPLTQ, encoded by the coding sequence ATGGATACTTGGATAGATTTGCCTGCTGCTGTAATTGTCTTCGCTCTGGGCGCTTCTATTGGCAGCTTCCTCAATGTGGTTGTTTACCGACTGCCAAATAATTTATCGATTCTTTGGCCCCCTTCTCGCTGTCCCCAATGCATGCATCGACTGGAAAAGCGCGATAACGTCCCGGTTTTAGGGTGGTTGTTTTTGCGCGGGCGATGCCGTCATTGTCGAACTAAAATTTCCAGCCGCTATCCCTTGGTAGAGGCAGCCTCGGGAGTGCTGTTTCTGATGGTTTTCTGGGCTTTTGGCTACTCCTTGGCAACCATAGGTTATTGGTTTTTTTTCAGTTGGCTGCTGACTTTATCCCTCATCGACCTAGACACGATGACTTTGCCCGGTGTACTTACTAAGTCCGGCTTGATTGCTGGTTTGGTATATCAAGCTGCGGCGGGGGCGGGGGCGCCTGCATCCATAGCGCATCATTTGATGTCGGGTATTGTCGGTGCTGTTGTCGGTATATGGGTATTTGACACAATCAGAGTTTTAGGGTCAATAATTTTCAGAAAAGAAGCTATGGGGGATGGAGATGCCTACTTAGCCGCGATGATGGGAGCGTGGTTGGGTTGGAAGTATTTGTTGTTGGCTGGGTTTCTGGCTTGTGTGGTGGGTGCGTTTGGTGGTGGGGGGGCGATCGCGCTGGGCTGGCTGGAAAGACGATTTCCATTTGGGCCATGTCTAGCAATCGGTGCAGTTTTGGCAACTTTTTGGGGAGAGGCGATTCTGGAAGCCTATTTGGGGCTATTTTTCCCTCTCACTCAGTAA
- a CDS encoding DUF4388 domain-containing protein has product MIIKGELSEVSLAEIFHFLAFNYKTGLLTIHTPRDENEQRGESYYIWLERGCILALDTNADGQGLISKIEQRNWLSHQTITELVSRCPENAPLGMFMRAEDALTSEQLKVLFYAQVIHPVCGLFKLKEGKADFDPMATLPQTGMTGLNLSAARATLMGLRVLRDWGSLSDNLPATISALNRTNLGKPNFKLDILEREVWELAEGKISLEAIAENLSLTTGKVQQIAFRLMMAGLVVEVTPISSNFDTSLISSSPVSVTPFVAQTNSDRSYLQNLFGMVQGKLKQGFA; this is encoded by the coding sequence ATGATTATTAAAGGTGAATTATCGGAAGTGTCTTTAGCAGAAATTTTTCATTTCCTCGCTTTCAACTATAAAACTGGATTGCTGACGATTCATACACCCAGAGATGAAAACGAGCAAAGAGGGGAAAGTTATTATATTTGGCTAGAGCGGGGATGCATTTTAGCCCTAGACACTAATGCGGATGGTCAAGGGTTGATATCTAAAATTGAACAACGAAACTGGCTTTCGCATCAAACAATTACCGAGCTTGTTTCTCGCTGTCCTGAAAATGCACCTCTGGGAATGTTTATGAGGGCTGAAGATGCGCTAACCTCGGAACAATTGAAGGTGTTATTTTATGCTCAAGTAATCCACCCAGTTTGTGGATTGTTTAAACTTAAAGAAGGTAAGGCTGATTTCGATCCAATGGCGACTTTACCCCAAACGGGAATGACGGGGTTAAATTTGTCAGCAGCAAGAGCAACTTTAATGGGTTTGCGGGTACTTAGAGACTGGGGTTCTCTGTCAGACAACCTACCAGCGACGATTTCAGCTTTAAATCGTACAAATTTAGGCAAGCCTAACTTCAAGTTAGACATACTAGAGCGTGAAGTTTGGGAGTTGGCTGAGGGAAAAATTTCGTTAGAAGCGATCGCTGAAAATTTAAGTCTAACAACAGGCAAAGTTCAACAGATTGCCTTTCGCCTAATGATGGCAGGTTTGGTGGTAGAAGTCACCCCCATCTCATCAAATTTTGATACCTCCCTGATTAGTAGTTCACCTGTGTCTGTTACTCCATTTGTTGCCCAAACGAATAGCGATCGCTCGTATCTACAAAACTTATTCGGGATGGTGCAAGGAAAGCTCAAACAGGGTTTTGCCTAA
- the leuB gene encoding 3-isopropylmalate dehydrogenase produces the protein MTQHYRITLLPGDGIGPEIMAVAVDVLQVIAKQFDIQFEFKECLMGGAAIDATGEPLPAETLETCRNSDAVLLAAIGGYKWDNLPRHQRPETGLLGLRAGLDLFANLRPAKILPQLIDASSLKREVVEGVDIMVVRELTGGIYFGKPRGIFETETGEKRGVNTMAYTVSEIDRIGRVAFETARKRGGKLCSVDKSNVLEVSQLWRDRITELSKEYQDIELSHLYVDNAAMQLLRWPKQFDTIVTGNLFGDILSDAAAMLTGSIGMLPSASLGASGPGVFEPVHGSAPDIAGLDKANPLAQVLSAAMMLRYGLDQPAAADKIEQAVLKVLDKGDRTGDLMSAGMNLLGCRAMGDSLIKALED, from the coding sequence ATGACACAGCACTACCGCATTACTCTTTTACCTGGCGATGGCATTGGCCCTGAAATTATGGCAGTAGCGGTAGATGTGCTGCAAGTCATAGCCAAACAATTTGATATTCAGTTTGAATTTAAAGAATGTCTGATGGGGGGTGCGGCGATTGACGCTACTGGGGAACCCCTACCCGCTGAAACTCTAGAAACTTGTCGCAACAGCGATGCTGTTTTGCTAGCTGCTATCGGCGGCTATAAATGGGATAACCTACCGCGCCATCAACGTCCAGAAACCGGATTGCTAGGATTGCGTGCTGGACTGGATTTATTTGCAAATTTGCGCCCTGCGAAGATATTACCCCAATTGATTGATGCCTCGTCGCTGAAGCGGGAAGTTGTCGAGGGCGTCGATATCATGGTGGTGCGCGAACTCACCGGGGGAATTTACTTTGGCAAACCCAGAGGAATTTTTGAGACGGAAACGGGTGAGAAGCGCGGCGTCAATACTATGGCTTACACTGTATCTGAGATTGACAGGATTGGCCGTGTAGCGTTCGAGACAGCAAGGAAACGGGGCGGGAAACTATGCTCTGTGGATAAGTCAAATGTGTTGGAAGTGTCGCAGTTGTGGCGCGATCGCATAACCGAGTTATCCAAGGAATACCAAGATATCGAACTATCTCACCTTTATGTAGATAACGCGGCGATGCAACTGCTGCGTTGGCCTAAACAGTTTGACACAATTGTGACTGGCAATCTGTTCGGTGATATTCTTTCTGATGCAGCTGCTATGCTTACAGGCAGTATCGGCATGTTACCATCTGCTAGTTTAGGTGCTTCTGGCCCCGGCGTTTTTGAACCAGTTCACGGTTCAGCCCCAGATATCGCAGGACTTGATAAGGCTAATCCTTTAGCGCAGGTGTTGAGTGCGGCGATGATGCTGCGCTATGGGTTAGACCAACCAGCAGCAGCAGATAAAATTGAGCAAGCCGTCCTAAAAGTTTTGGATAAAGGCGATCGCACTGGGGATCTTATGTCCGCAGGGATGAATCTTTTAGGGTGTCGCGCAATGGGTGATTCTTTGATTAAGGCACTGGAAGACTAG